Proteins from a genomic interval of Methanoplanus endosymbiosus:
- a CDS encoding DUF357 domain-containing protein, giving the protein MNAESLGNFLEEKLISSHVFAVKGSYAEKTALECKNMADSYLHDGRGFYNSGDDVNAAASFTYAMGWLDAGRFIGIIDADGKYFNESGDEIIIRPGLDEHLNEKTGRYKRMLTSALESVRPGPDTESTMYNASEKIIRNAEEHLISGDEFQNRKMTVNALAEFSYGYGWLDCGVRAGIIIILKNRGLFTV; this is encoded by the coding sequence ATGAATGCTGAGAGTCTTGGAAATTTCCTTGAAGAGAAACTTATCAGCAGCCATGTGTTCGCCGTAAAGGGTTCATATGCTGAAAAAACTGCCCTGGAATGCAAAAATATGGCAGATTCATACCTGCATGACGGGAGAGGATTTTATAATTCCGGCGATGATGTCAATGCAGCTGCATCATTTACATATGCTATGGGCTGGCTTGATGCAGGAAGGTTTATCGGTATTATTGATGCTGATGGCAAATATTTCAATGAGTCAGGAGATGAGATCATTATAAGACCGGGGCTTGACGAACACCTCAATGAGAAGACAGGCCGTTATAAGAGGATGCTTACATCTGCCCTTGAATCTGTCAGACCCGGCCCGGACACTGAAAGCACAATGTACAATGCCTCAGAAAAAATAATCAGAAACGCAGAAGAACACCTTATTTCCGGGGATGAATTTCAGAACCGGAAGATGACTGTCAATGCGCTTGCTGAATTCAGTTACGGATATGGCTGGCTGGACTGCGGTGTCCGGGCAGGGATTATAATAATTTTAAAAAACAGAGGGCTTTTTACGGTATAA
- a CDS encoding lysylphosphatidylglycerol synthase transmembrane domain-containing protein: MDKSQVKWLAISVAFSIIVLVIVLYFTIDENTITYLKELQPQFLVAAILLHVLSMGFWAARIKLMSRSLGYKVPFMHCLNMVFANLLIAAVTPSQAGGEPVRIHELYRADVPLGDATAIVILERVLDGILLGLIGGIAVLMLWLGSEELGLGLGITLPLAFMWIMIMGFVILFAYSVKNPNFLKNLVKKISGFLTKRWHAEKAEKLMNNIDSEVDNFHGALKNYIGHSKIGLLWGGIFTILYWFNEFFIASLILMGLGQAPHIIESFVAQIIIAIIMMIPLTPGSSGIAELSATSLYSLFIPSSIVGIFVVLWRIILYYMNIFMGVFATVIIVKREVLRKAIKKRISKNRD; encoded by the coding sequence ATGGATAAAAGTCAGGTAAAATGGCTGGCCATTTCAGTAGCCTTCAGTATCATTGTACTGGTCATTGTCCTTTATTTTACAATAGATGAAAATACAATTACCTATCTTAAGGAGCTTCAGCCACAGTTCCTTGTAGCAGCAATACTGCTTCATGTACTGTCTATGGGATTCTGGGCAGCAAGAATAAAGCTGATGTCACGTTCTCTAGGATACAAAGTTCCATTTATGCACTGCCTCAATATGGTATTTGCAAATCTGTTAATTGCTGCTGTAACTCCTTCACAGGCAGGCGGAGAGCCGGTGAGGATACATGAGCTGTACAGGGCGGATGTTCCGCTTGGCGATGCAACGGCGATAGTTATACTGGAGAGGGTTTTAGATGGCATTCTGCTGGGCTTAATAGGCGGAATTGCCGTTCTTATGCTCTGGCTTGGCAGTGAGGAGCTTGGCCTTGGCCTTGGAATTACACTGCCACTTGCATTCATGTGGATTATGATTATGGGATTTGTAATTCTATTTGCATATTCTGTCAAAAACCCGAATTTTCTCAAAAATCTTGTCAAGAAGATATCAGGATTTCTGACAAAGAGATGGCATGCCGAGAAGGCTGAAAAACTGATGAATAATATAGATTCTGAGGTTGACAACTTTCACGGAGCGCTCAAAAATTATATTGGCCATTCCAAGATCGGACTTTTATGGGGCGGAATTTTCACCATCTTATACTGGTTCAATGAATTCTTTATTGCATCACTTATACTGATGGGACTTGGACAGGCACCTCATATCATTGAATCCTTTGTTGCACAGATAATAATTGCAATCATTATGATGATACCGCTCACACCCGGAAGTTCAGGTATTGCAGAGCTTTCTGCGACATCACTGTACAGTCTGTTCATTCCGTCATCCATTGTCGGAATATTTGTGGTACTGTGGCGTATAATTCTATATTATATGAATATCTTTATGGGAGTATTTGCAACGGTTATAATCGTAAAAAGAGAAGTGTTAAGAAAAGCAATCAAGAAAAGAATATCAAAAAACAGGGATTAA
- the ppcA gene encoding phosphoenolpyruvate carboxylase, translating to MIKDHCNFRVPKTMSTQHPDNVNMPFFSRNSLLGGEEEVLEAYYAYSHLKCGEQMWDCEGKEVDNFVIKKLLSRYKSYFSEKQIGKDLFLTLRLPNPEVEKAEAKILLETLESIPRSFDLAKLFYGNETAPIFEVILPMTTSYVSVDNIYQYYCDYVIGKQHGRLGGRDITISDWIGEFKPEKINVIPLFEDRDGMLNSGEIVGRYIEDKNLEYQRVFFARSDPAINYGNIGAVILNKIALMKMKELSDNSGVPIYPILGVGSAPFRGNLRPDNVDSFVREYPGVHTFTIQSAFKYDFPVDIVCEGIKKLEGRETGISQTVDTERSLELFEKCSSAYHNRLTGLAPVINKVAGYVPKRRLRKLHIGLFGYSRDHEGLNLPRAITFTAACYSLGVPPEILGISTLSEEDCEYLNEVYLNFEIDLRDALMFVNPDSPYLPAEDLEFAKDILGEFDTDDEHMAITSGIIGNLADNRTDDLETGILRAAEKRKFLG from the coding sequence ATGATTAAAGATCATTGTAACTTCAGAGTGCCAAAGACGATGAGCACACAGCATCCGGACAATGTAAATATGCCGTTTTTTTCGCGGAATTCTCTTCTGGGTGGCGAAGAAGAAGTTCTTGAGGCATATTATGCTTATTCTCATCTCAAATGTGGTGAACAGATGTGGGACTGCGAAGGGAAAGAAGTTGATAATTTTGTCATAAAAAAACTTCTCTCGCGATATAAATCCTACTTCTCAGAGAAACAGATTGGAAAGGATCTCTTTCTGACTTTAAGACTTCCAAACCCGGAAGTAGAGAAGGCCGAGGCAAAAATTCTCCTTGAAACCCTCGAAAGTATTCCACGCTCTTTTGACCTGGCAAAACTTTTTTATGGAAATGAAACAGCTCCGATATTTGAGGTTATACTTCCGATGACAACATCATATGTCTCGGTGGATAACATCTATCAGTATTACTGTGATTATGTGATAGGAAAGCAGCACGGGAGACTTGGTGGGCGTGATATTACAATATCCGACTGGATTGGGGAATTTAAACCTGAAAAGATAAATGTAATTCCCCTCTTTGAAGACAGGGACGGGATGCTGAATTCCGGAGAAATTGTCGGGAGATATATAGAAGACAAGAATCTCGAATATCAGCGCGTATTCTTCGCACGCTCTGACCCTGCCATAAATTACGGAAATATAGGTGCGGTAATTCTCAATAAAATTGCCCTGATGAAGATGAAAGAACTCTCAGATAATTCCGGTGTCCCAATATATCCAATACTTGGTGTGGGATCCGCACCTTTCAGGGGTAATCTCAGGCCGGATAATGTGGACAGTTTTGTGAGGGAATATCCGGGCGTTCATACATTTACAATACAGTCTGCCTTTAAATATGATTTTCCTGTGGATATTGTCTGTGAAGGAATTAAAAAACTTGAAGGAAGAGAAACCGGGATTTCTCAGACTGTTGACACTGAAAGGTCCCTGGAGTTGTTTGAAAAATGTTCGTCAGCTTACCATAACCGCCTGACCGGACTTGCACCTGTGATCAACAAAGTAGCAGGCTATGTCCCTAAAAGAAGGCTCAGAAAGCTGCATATCGGCCTCTTTGGTTATTCAAGAGATCACGAAGGGCTGAATCTGCCAAGAGCTATCACTTTCACAGCTGCCTGTTACTCCCTTGGCGTTCCTCCCGAAATACTGGGTATATCCACATTATCAGAGGAGGATTGTGAGTACCTGAATGAAGTATATCTCAATTTTGAGATAGATCTAAGGGATGCCCTGATGTTTGTCAATCCCGACTCTCCATACCTTCCGGCTGAAGATCTTGAATTTGCAAAGGATATTTTAGGTGAATTTGATACTGATGATGAGCATATGGCTATAACATCCGGAATTATAGGTAATCTGGCAGATAACAGGACGGATGACCTTGAGACCGGTATTCTGAGAGCCGCTGAAAAGAGGAAATTTCTGGGATAA
- a CDS encoding response regulator has protein sequence MEENINQINLLYVDGEETSSELSELYSESDLGFKVDTVSSAEEGLDKLHNRRYDIIVSDYFLYGMDGIEFLKNIRGSGNNIPFIIFTGKGSEEVAMEALNAGADYYLRKSGVPKVRFGELRNYIIKLVEKRRAEENLDKNKILESRKNIEALFNNIDLLLFVLDERGFILNVNDAVINCLGYNKEEIFGQSVLMLHPEEERDKADCIMNDILAGKYDSHQVPLVTKNGHKILVETKVSWGEWDGQPAIFGISKDISQLRLSEDKFSAVFNSSASIMAVSTKEDGRYIDVNDSFVRKIGYPRNEVLGKTANDLNLFVYPEDRLNAFQILEEEGRVTDIEIPVRKKNGEIMYGFFSVDYIIFGKIPCLLTTMVDITARKNAEEELQKIRNRFELAVDASEHGLWDWNLDTDEIYFSPRYYTMLGYEPEELPMSLSTWVDLMHPEDRGEVVPRIYGYVQEARPYREDFRLRKKDGSWMWISGRGKSYEVDDEGIPHRAVGTHVDVTYRKQTEEALKALNKKLNLLSSVTRHDIINQLSGIRAYQELLKGEIDEEKVREYLEPMIKATAVIEKKIRFTSDYQDLGVHVPAWQNIESVVQSVMQQICSTLIKVKSDTGTLEIYADPMLEKVFYNLFENAFWHGENVTEIKVSFHEKDGFGVVVVEDNGKGVAVNMKNRIFEHGVGSNTGLGLFLVKEILDITGISISETGTEGSGARFEITVPKGGYRME, from the coding sequence ATGGAGGAGAATATCAATCAGATTAATCTGTTATATGTTGATGGTGAGGAAACATCTTCTGAATTATCAGAATTATATTCGGAATCTGACTTAGGTTTTAAAGTGGATACTGTGTCATCTGCGGAAGAGGGGCTTGATAAGCTTCATAACCGGAGATATGATATAATTGTCTCTGATTACTTTTTGTACGGTATGGATGGTATTGAATTCCTGAAAAATATTCGCGGCAGTGGAAACAATATTCCTTTTATCATCTTTACCGGAAAAGGCAGTGAAGAAGTTGCAATGGAGGCCCTGAATGCCGGTGCTGACTATTATCTCCGAAAATCTGGCGTACCGAAGGTCCGGTTTGGTGAACTTCGGAATTATATTATTAAATTAGTTGAAAAGAGGCGTGCAGAGGAGAATCTGGATAAAAATAAAATATTAGAGTCCAGGAAAAATATTGAGGCATTATTCAATAATATTGATCTTCTCTTATTTGTGCTTGACGAACGTGGTTTTATCCTGAATGTCAATGATGCGGTCATAAATTGTCTTGGCTACAATAAAGAAGAGATCTTTGGGCAAAGTGTGCTTATGCTCCATCCGGAAGAAGAGAGAGACAAAGCAGATTGCATCATGAATGATATACTGGCCGGAAAATATGATTCCCACCAGGTTCCGCTTGTGACAAAGAACGGGCATAAAATCCTGGTTGAGACAAAGGTCTCATGGGGTGAATGGGATGGGCAACCTGCAATATTTGGTATCAGTAAGGATATATCACAGCTCAGATTATCTGAGGATAAATTTTCAGCGGTTTTTAATTCAAGTGCATCCATTATGGCAGTCTCGACAAAAGAGGATGGCAGATATATAGATGTCAATGATTCCTTCGTCCGGAAGATCGGGTATCCGCGGAATGAGGTTCTGGGTAAAACTGCAAATGATCTGAATCTCTTTGTTTATCCTGAGGACAGGCTGAATGCATTCCAGATACTTGAAGAGGAGGGCAGGGTCACAGATATCGAAATTCCGGTACGCAAAAAGAATGGCGAAATTATGTATGGTTTCTTCTCTGTTGATTACATTATCTTTGGGAAAATCCCCTGCCTTCTTACAACTATGGTTGACATTACTGCCAGAAAGAATGCAGAAGAAGAACTGCAAAAAATCCGTAATCGCTTTGAACTGGCTGTGGATGCCAGTGAACACGGGTTATGGGACTGGAACCTTGATACAGATGAGATTTACTTCAGCCCGCGTTATTATACAATGCTTGGGTATGAACCGGAAGAATTGCCGATGTCGCTCTCAACATGGGTTGATCTGATGCACCCGGAGGATCGTGGGGAGGTTGTGCCAAGAATTTATGGTTATGTACAGGAAGCAAGGCCATACCGGGAGGATTTTCGTCTCCGGAAAAAGGACGGAAGCTGGATGTGGATATCGGGCAGGGGAAAGTCATATGAAGTAGATGACGAGGGAATTCCTCACAGGGCAGTCGGGACACATGTGGATGTCACCTACCGGAAACAGACAGAAGAGGCACTGAAGGCACTGAATAAGAAACTTAACCTTCTATCCTCAGTCACACGGCACGATATCATCAACCAGCTCTCCGGCATAAGGGCATACCAGGAACTGCTGAAAGGTGAGATTGATGAAGAAAAAGTCAGGGAATATCTTGAGCCGATGATAAAAGCAACTGCGGTGATTGAAAAGAAGATCAGGTTTACCAGTGACTATCAGGATCTTGGTGTTCATGTTCCGGCATGGCAGAATATCGAATCTGTGGTTCAGTCAGTCATGCAGCAGATCTGCAGTACCCTGATAAAAGTGAAATCTGATACTGGAACCCTTGAAATTTATGCAGACCCCATGCTTGAAAAGGTATTTTACAATCTCTTTGAGAATGCTTTCTGGCATGGTGAGAATGTGACCGAAATTAAGGTTTCATTCCATGAGAAAGATGGTTTTGGTGTTGTTGTGGTTGAAGACAACGGCAAAGGGGTTGCTGTCAATATGAAGAACAGGATTTTTGAGCATGGCGTCGGTTCAAACACCGGTTTAGGACTCTTTCTGGTGAAAGAAATTCTTGATATTACCGGAATTTCGATTTCAGAAACAGGTACAGAAGGCAGTGGAGCACGCTTTGAGATTACTGTGCCAAAGGGCGGTTACAGGATGGAGTGA
- a CDS encoding segregation/condensation protein A, with protein sequence MDEEPVEILVRMSESGEIDPWNIDIVEVTDRFLNELDRMHKLDLRVSGRTLFYASLLLRMKSEVLEESGKSPDDELCDDFSGDDLFGGDDYTFGDIAEPVDRLEKEIQRRIKRKSHRKRPVTLYELIKELKTAEKMQIRKQKRKKAESPVFFEADDVISVAHEEDFKDETDYVYSSFVKICGTSGETTLSLLCQDVKMDHRSVYLPLLFLMLEGKLMIFQDEFFGEIKISGWSPDKFEEN encoded by the coding sequence ATGGATGAGGAACCGGTAGAGATTCTTGTCAGGATGTCGGAGTCCGGCGAGATTGATCCATGGAATATTGATATAGTTGAGGTTACTGATCGTTTCTTAAATGAGCTTGACAGGATGCATAAGCTCGACCTGAGGGTTTCAGGCCGGACTCTCTTTTATGCTTCCCTTCTTCTCCGGATGAAGTCTGAGGTCCTTGAGGAGTCGGGTAAATCTCCGGATGATGAGTTATGTGATGATTTTTCCGGTGATGACCTGTTCGGCGGTGATGATTATACATTCGGGGATATTGCAGAGCCTGTTGATCGCCTTGAAAAGGAGATTCAGCGGCGTATTAAACGCAAGAGTCACCGAAAAAGACCGGTTACACTGTATGAGCTTATCAAGGAGTTAAAGACCGCAGAAAAGATGCAGATTCGTAAGCAGAAGCGGAAGAAGGCCGAATCACCGGTATTTTTTGAGGCGGATGATGTCATCTCGGTTGCTCATGAGGAGGACTTTAAGGATGAAACTGATTATGTTTACTCGTCTTTTGTGAAGATCTGCGGTACTTCCGGAGAGACTACTCTCAGTCTGTTATGTCAGGACGTTAAAATGGACCACAGGTCTGTATATCTTCCGCTTCTCTTTCTGATGCTTGAAGGAAAGCTGATGATATTTCAGGATGAATTTTTCGGCGAGATTAAGATTTCCGGGTGGTCTCCGGATAAGTTTGAAGAAAACTGA
- the smc gene encoding chromosome segregation protein SMC, producing MYITELEVDNFKSFGKKTKIPFFEGFTVISGPNGSGKSNIIDSVLFCLTLSGARGLRAEKLTDLINLNSGKNTAEVSITFSEGTKIRRKIKRTPHGYYSYNYLNDRACKVGDIVEYLSRNGIKSEGYNVVMQGDITRITEMSNTERRKIIDEIAGVAEFDKKRDQALSELEIVRDRIEREELILAELENRIIELKEEKEQALKYRALEEELEHLKNCLSSAKLAEKNKELLAVRSLTEDQNAESEKLSVNKSVRQDELEQLKVRAKEIEDEINDKSGAEYLALLSEIENARGKVRFCEQSIAKLNAEREKSKEAQQKNFADMRRAESTVKEISDKIRNLSVDRSGLSMELSGIRADLENAENQLSKESRTVEGAKDELFSLRERLEKFRSQRSDLLKEQDLLIEKSRFRTEEKERLSERLIQAESELKGRAGSLEEYSELIKSLGAEKSVIDRELSVSEGRLFENKGALEKVKSEIRSLDRELMRLEAQQQASGGPGGRAMDYILGMDGIYGTVAQLGRAPPEYTNALNIAAGGRLRSIVSESDSVASSCISYLKENRLGRMTFLPLNKLRAPDLPHISDPDVIGYAADLLEYDPLFDSVFRHVFGRTVVVKDMATARRMMGRFRMVTLDGDLIEVAGAMTGGSVHKKMQGFGVAADDGINALKAKISALAAEEGDLRAAVERYENLAGERRSRRSEIGGQISKYGVLVEEFQKLYDSLNAEIAGIREKQDDMAGDFSLGAVRLEEIESVLEGISWDIGSVEGSIESLKKKLGDTGIPELAEKVDFLRRKVTDSERRLRNKDDDISDSQRERQHFQSRLTEFQNERERIDSDFKRIDEDVLKNQAGISEAEAEINSLVEKKDNFSVELNKLQALRDELNSSVLAVEKKIFAINSEMERIKLQVSSLMEREGSLLSEIEELSAKTSGVETDMSPDEIEKGIDSSERAIKRIGAVNMLAIEEYGRVDTRIKERSGKKEVLSRERANIIERIEHYEKMKYDSFMEAYNAIDSNFRSIFARLTEGSGNLSLDSTEDPFSGGMTFAVQPRGKKVHLLSALSGGEKSLTTLAFIFSIQQYMPAPFYALDEVDMMLDGSNVERISNMISELSGNAQTICVSLRRPTIERADRIIGVTARPDKSTYVTGVKSNG from the coding sequence TTGTATATAACCGAACTTGAAGTTGACAATTTTAAATCATTTGGCAAAAAAACCAAAATTCCGTTTTTTGAGGGATTCACTGTCATTTCAGGCCCAAACGGCTCCGGTAAAAGCAATATAATTGATTCTGTTCTCTTCTGTCTGACTCTCTCCGGCGCAAGGGGTCTTCGCGCTGAGAAACTGACTGACCTTATCAATCTTAACTCCGGAAAAAATACCGCAGAGGTCTCAATCACCTTTTCTGAAGGCACAAAGATCCGCAGGAAGATTAAGAGAACTCCTCATGGATATTACAGTTACAATTACCTCAATGATCGCGCCTGTAAGGTGGGTGATATTGTTGAATATCTCTCAAGAAACGGTATAAAATCCGAGGGGTATAATGTGGTGATGCAGGGCGATATCACACGCATAACTGAGATGAGCAATACCGAGCGCAGGAAGATCATTGATGAGATTGCCGGGGTTGCAGAATTTGACAAGAAAAGGGATCAGGCACTCTCTGAACTGGAGATCGTCCGCGACAGGATTGAGAGGGAGGAGCTGATTCTTGCCGAGCTTGAGAACCGGATTATTGAGCTTAAGGAGGAGAAGGAGCAGGCTTTAAAGTACAGGGCGCTTGAGGAGGAGCTTGAGCACCTGAAAAACTGCCTCTCGTCTGCAAAACTTGCTGAGAAAAATAAGGAACTTCTGGCGGTCAGATCTCTGACTGAAGATCAGAATGCTGAATCTGAGAAACTTTCCGTGAATAAATCAGTCCGTCAGGATGAACTGGAACAGTTAAAAGTCAGGGCAAAGGAGATCGAAGACGAGATCAATGATAAGAGCGGTGCTGAATATCTTGCTCTGCTCTCTGAAATTGAGAATGCACGTGGTAAGGTGAGATTCTGCGAGCAGTCGATCGCGAAGCTTAATGCTGAGAGGGAGAAGTCAAAGGAGGCGCAGCAGAAGAATTTTGCCGATATGCGGCGTGCTGAGTCAACAGTAAAGGAGATTTCCGATAAGATCAGGAATCTCTCTGTTGACCGCTCCGGTCTTTCAATGGAGCTCTCCGGCATCAGGGCAGATCTTGAGAATGCGGAGAATCAGCTCTCCAAAGAAAGCCGGACTGTGGAGGGTGCAAAAGATGAACTATTCTCCCTCCGGGAGAGGCTTGAAAAATTCCGTTCACAGAGATCTGATCTCTTAAAGGAGCAGGATCTCTTAATTGAGAAGAGCCGTTTTCGGACTGAAGAGAAAGAGCGCCTGTCAGAGAGACTCATTCAGGCGGAATCTGAGCTGAAGGGCAGGGCCGGCAGCCTTGAGGAGTATTCTGAACTGATAAAATCCCTTGGTGCGGAGAAGTCTGTTATTGACCGGGAACTGTCGGTGAGTGAAGGGAGGCTCTTTGAAAATAAAGGTGCGCTTGAGAAGGTTAAATCTGAGATAAGATCCCTTGACCGTGAACTGATGAGGCTTGAGGCTCAGCAGCAGGCATCGGGTGGGCCTGGAGGCCGGGCGATGGATTACATCCTCGGCATGGACGGAATATACGGAACTGTTGCACAGCTTGGGAGAGCGCCGCCTGAATATACGAATGCTCTTAATATTGCGGCAGGGGGCAGACTCAGGAGCATTGTCTCCGAGAGTGATTCTGTGGCATCTTCCTGCATAAGCTATCTGAAGGAGAACCGTCTCGGCCGGATGACTTTTCTGCCGTTAAATAAACTTCGTGCCCCCGATCTGCCCCATATATCTGATCCTGATGTGATTGGATATGCGGCAGATCTTTTAGAATATGATCCCCTCTTTGATTCTGTCTTCCGTCATGTATTCGGGAGAACTGTTGTTGTAAAGGATATGGCCACTGCCAGAAGGATGATGGGCCGTTTCAGGATGGTAACTCTTGACGGTGATCTAATTGAGGTCGCCGGTGCTATGACCGGAGGTTCTGTTCATAAGAAGATGCAGGGCTTTGGTGTCGCGGCAGATGACGGGATAAATGCCCTTAAGGCAAAAATTTCGGCGCTTGCTGCTGAGGAGGGTGATCTCAGGGCTGCTGTTGAGAGATATGAGAATCTTGCCGGTGAGAGGAGAAGCCGGCGGTCTGAAATTGGCGGGCAGATCTCAAAGTATGGGGTGCTGGTTGAAGAATTCCAAAAACTCTATGACTCCCTCAATGCTGAGATTGCCGGAATCAGGGAAAAACAGGATGATATGGCTGGTGATTTCTCTCTTGGTGCTGTCAGGCTTGAGGAGATTGAATCTGTACTTGAGGGAATATCCTGGGATATTGGTTCTGTTGAGGGGAGCATTGAATCCTTAAAGAAGAAGCTTGGTGATACTGGAATTCCGGAACTTGCTGAGAAAGTGGATTTTCTCCGGAGAAAAGTCACCGATTCGGAACGCAGGCTTAGAAATAAGGACGATGATATATCTGACTCACAGAGGGAGAGGCAGCATTTCCAGAGCCGCCTTACAGAATTTCAGAATGAGAGGGAGAGGATTGATTCTGATTTTAAGAGGATTGATGAGGATGTTCTGAAGAATCAGGCCGGAATTTCGGAAGCTGAGGCAGAAATAAATTCCCTTGTGGAAAAGAAGGATAACTTTTCGGTTGAGCTAAATAAGTTGCAGGCTCTGAGGGATGAGCTCAACAGTTCAGTTCTGGCTGTGGAGAAGAAGATTTTTGCCATTAATTCTGAGATGGAGAGGATAAAACTTCAGGTTTCATCTCTTATGGAGAGGGAAGGTTCGCTTCTTTCAGAGATTGAGGAGTTGTCTGCCAAAACGTCCGGAGTTGAGACTGATATGTCCCCTGATGAGATTGAGAAAGGAATTGACAGTTCTGAGAGGGCGATAAAGAGGATTGGTGCGGTTAACATGCTTGCAATTGAGGAGTATGGGCGTGTTGACACCCGGATAAAGGAGAGGTCAGGCAAGAAGGAGGTTCTCTCAAGGGAGAGGGCCAATATCATTGAGAGAATTGAGCATTATGAGAAGATGAAGTATGACTCTTTTATGGAGGCTTATAATGCAATTGACTCAAATTTCAGGAGTATTTTTGCACGCCTCACTGAGGGCAGCGGAAATCTTTCCCTTGACAGTACTGAAGATCCCTTCAGCGGCGGTATGACGTTTGCAGTTCAGCCGAGGGGTAAGAAGGTTCATCTCCTCTCCGCACTGTCCGGTGGTGAGAAATCCCTCACAACTCTTGCATTTATCTTCTCTATTCAGCAGTATATGCCTGCGCCTTTCTATGCGCTTGATGAGGTGGATATGATGCTTGACGGTTCAAATGTTGAGAGGATCTCCAATATGATCAGTGAACTCTCCGGCAATGCACAGACGATATGTGTCTCACTTCGCCGCCCGACTATTGAGAGGGCTGACCGGATCATTGGTGTGACTGCCAGGCCTGATAAGAGTACATATGTTACCGGTGTAAAGAGCAATGGATGA
- a CDS encoding DUF7518 family protein, giving the protein MDINDSSARIRDLEHTVGEKEREIEMLKDSVREMTSANPVSDDRVKALEREISEMKDAGPAHDDRMKALEREVSEMKDASPEHDERVKALEKEISEMKDASPEHDDRVIALEREVSEIKDASPEHDERVKSLERQVNEMSGMVRGLTAEMLDLKAWIQKLSRSLDENGADNKNVDARRTAADNRRPVTDVRRPATDNRKEADAIKERRNYPVPEKPVDIAVKKSEDVRRREEKERSEEVLIIQPDGTMKPERMKGDGMIIADNRGGHIPVRRASERDPRDRKPLIYADDDDAVEITKKRK; this is encoded by the coding sequence ATGGATATTAATGATTCTTCTGCCAGAATAAGAGACCTCGAACATACAGTCGGGGAAAAAGAGCGTGAAATAGAGATGCTTAAAGACAGTGTCAGGGAAATGACCAGTGCTAATCCTGTAAGCGATGACAGGGTGAAGGCTCTTGAAAGAGAGATCAGTGAAATGAAAGATGCCGGTCCTGCACATGATGACAGGATGAAGGCTCTTGAAAGAGAGGTCAGTGAAATGAAAGATGCCAGTCCTGAACATGATGAGAGGGTGAAGGCTCTTGAAAAAGAGATCAGTGAAATGAAAGATGCCAGTCCTGAACATGATGACAGAGTGATAGCTCTTGAAAGAGAGGTCAGTGAAATAAAAGATGCCAGTCCTGAACATGACGAGAGGGTGAAATCTCTTGAAAGACAGGTCAATGAAATGAGTGGTATGGTCAGGGGTCTTACTGCTGAGATGCTTGATCTCAAAGCCTGGATTCAGAAACTGTCAAGATCTCTGGATGAAAATGGTGCTGATAACAAAAATGTTGATGCCAGAAGGACAGCTGCGGATAACAGAAGACCAGTTACTGATGTCAGAAGACCGGCTACTGATAACAGGAAGGAGGCTGATGCTATAAAAGAGCGCAGGAATTATCCTGTTCCGGAGAAGCCTGTGGATATTGCAGTTAAGAAGAGTGAGGATGTGCGCAGACGGGAAGAGAAGGAGAGATCCGAAGAGGTCCTGATCATTCAGCCGGATGGCACAATGAAGCCTGAAAGGATGAAGGGTGACGGTATGATCATTGCAGACAACAGGGGTGGACACATTCCTGTGAGGAGGGCATCTGAGAGAGACCCAAGGGACAGAAAGCCTCTTATTTATGCTGATGATGATGATGCAGTGGAAATAACTAAGAAAAGAAAGTAA